The Rhabdothermincola sediminis sequence GAACTCCGACGCACCCAGCCGGGCGGTCTCCTCGGCGGCCCGAAGCACCTGGTCGGTGTCGAGGAACGGGGTGGCGAGCACCTGCGTCTCGAAACGGGCCGACTGGCTGCAGAAGTGGCAGTCCTCGGGGCAGCCGCCGGTCTTCGCCGACAGGATGCCCTCGACCTCGACCTCGGGGCCGCACCAGGCGAGACGCACCTCATGCGCCAGGGCGGCGAGCGACGGCACCGATGAGCTCGGGAGCGCGGCCAGCGCCGCCAGCTCCTCCAAGCTGAGCTGCTCCTTGCGGTCGAGCAGCGTGGCCTCGGCATCGGCGATGAGGGCGCGGGAGGACATGGCCGCCGAGGGTAACGCCGGCTAGACCTCCATCACCACCGGGACGATCATGGGCCGCCGGCGGGTCTGCTCGTTCACGAACCGCCCCGCGGCCCGCCGCACCTGGCGCTGCAGGCTCTCGATGTCGGTGGCGTCCTTGTTGAAGGCGTCCTTCACCGCGTCACGGACCTGTTGCGCGCACTGGTCGAGCAGGTCCTCTGCCTCGGGCGCGTGCACCCAGCCCCGGGTGATCACCTCCGGACCGGTCACGATCGCCCCCGTGGTGACGTCCACCGCGACGATGACCACCACCACGCCCTCCTCCGCCAGCACCCGGCGGTCACGCAGCACCCCCGCGCTCACGTCACCGATGATCCCGTCGACGTAGAGGTACCCGGCCGGCGCCGCACCCCGCTGCACCTCGAGGCCGCCGTCGTGCAGCGTGAGGCGGTCCCCGTCCTCGCACACCATGACCTGCTCCGATCGGAACCCCATGCCCGTCGCGAGCCGGGCGTGAGCGACGAGATGGCGGTACTCGCCGTGCACCGGCACGAACCACTCCGGCCGGGTGATCGACAGCAGGGTCTTGAGCTCCTCCTGCTTGGCGTGCCCGGTGGCGTGCACGTCGGCGATGCCCGAGTGCACGACATCGGCGCCCAGCCGGACCAATCCGTCGATCACCTTGCTGACGTTGGCCTCGTTGCCGGGGATCGGGTGCGAGCTCATGATCGCCACATCGCCGGGGCCGAGTTGCAACCAGCGGTTCTCGCTGGCCGCCAGCAGCGCCAGCGCCGACATCGGCTCACCCTGGGAGCCAGTGCTGATGACGCAGACCTGCGCGGGATCGAGATCGGCGACCTCCTCGATGTCTCGCAACGCATGGTCGGGTATGCGCAGCAACCCCATCGCCCGTGCCAGGCTGACGTTGCGCTTCATCGACAGGCCCATCGTGGCGATCGTGCGCCCGAACGCGATGGCCGCATCCGCGATCTGCTGCACCCGGTGGATGTGCGACGCGAAGCACGTGGTGATGATGCGGCGCCCCTCGTACTGGTGGAACAGGTCGTAGAGCACCTGGCCCACGCTCGACTCCGACGAGCTGTGGCCATGCTCGTCCGCGTTGGTCGAATCGGACAGCAACAGGCGTATCCCGTCACGATCAGCGATGGCGCCGATGCGAGCCAGGTCCGTGAGGCGGCCATCGACCGGGTTCAGGTCGAGCTTGAAATCGCCCGAGTGCAGGATGACCCCCTGTGGGGTGTGGAACGCCGTGGCGAAGCCGTGTGGCACCGAGTGCGTGACCGGGATGAACTCCACGTCGAAGGGCCCGATGGTGCGACGCTCACCGTCGCGCACCGCGATCAGCTCGGTGCGGTCGAGCAGTCCCGCCTCCTCGATGCGGTTGCTCGCCAAGCCCAACGTGAGCGCGGAGCCGTAGATCGGGAAGGACAGCTCGCGCAGCAGGAACGAGAACCCACCGACGTGGTCCTCGTGCCCGTGCGTGGCGATGGCACCCACGATGCGCTCCGCGTTCTCGCGCAGGTAGGTGAAGTCGGGCAGGACCAGGTCGACACCCAACATGTCGAGATCCGGGAACATCAGCCCGCAGTCGAGCAGCATGATCGAGCCCTCGACCTCGATACAGGCGCAGTTGCGGCCGATCTCTCCCAGGCCCCCGAGGAAGGTGATCCGGACCGGCTCAGCCATGCAGGTTCTTCCAGACCTCGAGCGCCCGGTCCTCCAGACCGGCCGGCGCATCGCCCATGGGGAGACGGCACTGGCCTGCCGGCTGGCCGAGCGCCCGGAGCATGGCCTTGGCGGGGATGGGGTTGGGCGCGGCGTCTCCGGTCTCGAAGTCGTAGCTCTCGAGGAGCCGGGCGTTGATCCGCCGGGCCTCGGCCAGCTCGCCGCGCTCGAACGCCGCGATCATCTCCCCCATCGGCGCCGCCGCCCAGTGGGTGCACACACCGATGACGCCGACCGCACCGACCGCCAGCAGGGGCAGGGTCAGCGAATCGTCACCGCTGTAGAGCTCGAAGCCATCGGGTGCCTCGGCCAGCAGGCGCGCCGAGGCTGCGGGGTCGCCGGCCGCGTCCTTCACCCCCACAACGTTTGGAACCTCCCGGGCCAGGCGGACCAGCACATCGTGGGAGATCTTGCGCCCGGTGCGCACCGGGATGTCGTAGAGGAGGACCGGCAAGCGGGTGGCAGCCGCGACCCGGCGGAAGTGGGCTTCGATCCCCGCCTGCGAGGGCCGGTTGTAATAGGGCGTCACCACCAGCACCCCGTCGAGGCCCGCGCCATCGGCTCTGGCGGTCAGCTCCGCCGCGTGCCTGGTGTCGTTGGTGCCGCTCCCGGCCAGCAGCGGGACGTCCACCGCGGCCCGCACCGCTCGCCACACCTCGACCTGCTCATCGTCGGTGAGCACGCTGGCCTCACCGGTCGTGCCGGTGACCACCAGCCCGTCGTTGCCCTGCTCGACCAGCCATCGGGCCAGCGCAGCCGCGCCGTCGAGGTCGACCCGGCCGTCGGCGCCGAACGGCGTCACCATCGCGGTCAGCACACGTCCGAAGCGAGCCATCGTCTCTGGTGCCCTCACTCCCTGGTCTCGCTGCCCCGCTCGATGCCGAGCGTGGCCAGCAGGTGCTCGTGCAGCTCGAACCACACGGTGTGGTACGAGTCGATCGTCGGCTTGGTGAACCAGTCGAGCTCACCGCCGCGCACCCGGTCGAGCGCGTTCGTGAACCGGGGACGGTACCCGGAGAAGCGCTGGAGCGCGCCCGCCAGGCGATCGCACACCGGGCCGACGGCCGCGTCGAGCGACACCAGCTCGTCCACCAGCGCCTGGTCGTAGCCGCGATCGGTGTGGTCGTTCACCACCGTGACGTCGCCGGTCTCGCGCACCTGCCAGCGGGTGCACAGCTCGAGGAGCGCGGGGTTGTGCCGGAGGAACGAGCGATAGGCGCTGGCCACGGGCTCGCGGGTGTCGGTCTCGTCGAGCTCGGCGGCGAGGAGCCGCTCACCCTCTGCCCGGCCGGCGGCGGTCAAGGTCCAACCACTCACCCTCCCCTGGCGATGGCGCACCAGCGACTCGGCCTCGAACACCTCGAGGTGCTTCTCGACCGTGGCCACCGTGAGCCCCACGGCCTCGGCCAGCGTGGCGGGCTCGGCGAAACCCTTCAACCGCAGCCCGAGCAGCACGAGCAGGTCGGCAGGTGACTCGGCGGGCATCCTCGGCACCCTACCAGCGCGCCTCACCCCAGCCGTCGGGGGCGGGTGCGGTTCATCGGGTGGCGAGCTCGACCACCGCGTCGACGAACCGGGCCGCGGCAGCGGGTGGGCCCAGGGGCAGGTACAGCGCGGGCTCGATGAGCTCCAGCTCCATGAGCAGCGGCTCACCGTCGACCGTGACGCAGTCGACCCGCGCGTACAGCACCGGCCCGACGATCGAGCTGGCAGCCTCGAGGGCTCGGGCCGCGAGCTCGCGCTCCGCCATGGTGGCCTCCACCAGCTGCTCGCCGCCCCCGAACTGCGGCTGGACGCGGAACTCACCCGGTGAGGGGACCTTCGACACCGCGTGGGTGATCGTGCCGGCGACGACCACCAGCGACGTCTCCCCCCGCGATTCCACCCCGTCCAGGAAGGGCTGGACGAGCGCGTCGCCCTGCGCGGTCAACACGGCCAGAGCCCGCTCACCATCCGGATCGTCGAGGCGATGGCGGGTGGTGCCGAACGAGCCGGCGGACACCGCGGGCTTGAGCACCACGTCGTCCCAGCCCCGGGCGTCGAGGATCATGCCGAGACCCTCCGCTTCGCCGGACTCGACCAGCACGGTCGGCACCACCGGCACACCGCAGCGCTCGAGATCCAGCAGGTAGCGCTTGTGGGCGTTCCACCGCACGGCCCGGCCGGGGTTGCACAGCGTGGTGTCACGCTCGACCCGTGTGCACCACTCGAGGAAGCGGTCGAGCCGGCGGTGGTAGTCCCACGTGGAACGGATCACCACCAGGTCGTAGTCCCGCCAATCGACGGTGGCCGAGTCCCATGCCACCCACTCGCCGCGTACGGCTCGATCGGCGAGGCCCGAGTCGATCAGCGGCCGGTCCTCGTCCTCGTGCGGCAGCGCCGGGGCGGTCACGAACGCGATCCGGGGCTCGCTCACGAGCCCCGGATCCTATTGCACCTCTTCTCGCGCCCCTGCTCCCCTGCCCCGATCGTGGTCCTCGCCCGTCAGCTCGGGGAGCCGACTCGCTCAGGAGACGGCGGGGACGTCCTGACCGAGCGCGAACTGGTCGTACTCCTCGCCGGTGTCGGCCCAGTCCTCGAACATGATCACGCCCAGCTCGGTGAACTTCTTGCGCAGCCACCCGTCCGCGGCGTCGAGGAGCCCCAGCTTCTTGCAGTTCGGCACGATCTTCGAGAACAGCATCGCCTGGAAGACCTGCTGCTCCGGCGTGGCCATCACCAACGACACGGCTTCCTTGACCGGCACGCCCATGCGATCCCACACCTCCTGCTGGAGGAACCGGTCCCGCATCCGCACCGCGGCCTCGAACGCGAACTCCTGACGCTCGCGGATCTCCTTGGCGTCGAGCTCCGCGTAGTACTCCTTGAGCGAGAGCACCCCGAAGGCCACGTGGCGGGCCTCGTCGCTCATCACGTACCGCAGCAACTGCTTGAGCAGCGGCTCGGTGGTGAGGTTGTGCATGAACCCGAACGCGGCCAGCGCCAGGCCCTCGACCATGATCTGCATACCCAGGTAGGTCATGTCCCAGCGGGGGTCCTCGATGATGTCGTCGAGCAGCATCCGCAGGTGGGCGTTGATCGGGTAGTGCCCGGAGAGCTTGTCCTCGAGGTACTTGGCGAAGACCTCCACGTGGCGGGCCTCGTCCATCACCTGGGTCGAGGCGTAGTACTTGGCATCGATCCAGGGCACGGTCTCCACGATCTTGGCGGTGCAGATCAGCGCGCCTTGCTCACCGTGCATGAACTGGCTGAGCGTCCAGTTCTGGGACTCGATGCCGAGCTGCAGCCATTCCTTGTCGCCCCAGTGCTCGAAGCAGGTCCCGGTGAGGTCCATCTCGCTCTGACCGTTGGCCGCCGCATTGGCGAGCACCACCTTCTCCTGGTCCACGTCGGTGTCCCAGGGCAGGTCGGTCTCCCCGTTCCACTGCGCGTTCTTCGCCTTCTCGTAGAGCTTGTTGAGCGCGGGCCGGGCCCCCTTCTCGTAGTCCCAGGTGAAGATGGCATCCGCGCTGTCCTTGACCGTGTGGACGAGCGCGTCGACGTCGGTGTTGGTGATGGCGAGGATCGCCTCGAGGTCGTTCACCTCGGACCGGCCGATGATCTCCTCAGTGCTGGACATGCGTCTGCTCCTGTTCGTGAACGGGGGTGAGCCCGGGTAGGACGAAGGTCGAGACCAGCCGACGGACGTCGGCCTCATCGGTGAGATCGATGGGTGCTTCGGGGTCGGCGGCGTACGCCACCACCAGCCGGGCCGCCCATTCGGCGGCCCGCCCGGCGCGGTCCTCGGGGAGGAAGCGGCGGAGATGGGGTGCGAGGAAGGCGACCGCTCGCTCGAGGAGTGGATCGAGGCCGTCGAAGCTGAGATGGGGCAGCACGACACCCGGCTCATTGGCCAGGAGGTACTGGAGCGCGTCGTGGTCCCGCAGCGCCTCGGCGGTGCCCCCGATCGCCTGCACGAGCGCCTCCTCCAAGGTCCCGGCCCCATCCAGCCTGCCCTGCATGGCCCGGAGCAGGCGCTGCACCTCGGCATCCAGGACCGCCAGGAGCAACACCTCGCGACCGCCGGGGAAAAGCCGGTAGATCGTGGCTCGGCTGCAACCTGCCTCGTGGGCGATGTCGTCAAGCGTGGTGCGCCGCACACCCGCGCGGGATACGCAGCGCAGGGCTCCCGCCACGATCCGCGCGTCAAGTCGGTCTGGCCGGGGCTCGGCTGGACTGGTCACCGCCGGCACC is a genomic window containing:
- a CDS encoding ribonuclease J, which encodes MAEPVRITFLGGLGEIGRNCACIEVEGSIMLLDCGLMFPDLDMLGVDLVLPDFTYLRENAERIVGAIATHGHEDHVGGFSFLLRELSFPIYGSALTLGLASNRIEEAGLLDRTELIAVRDGERRTIGPFDVEFIPVTHSVPHGFATAFHTPQGVILHSGDFKLDLNPVDGRLTDLARIGAIADRDGIRLLLSDSTNADEHGHSSSESSVGQVLYDLFHQYEGRRIITTCFASHIHRVQQIADAAIAFGRTIATMGLSMKRNVSLARAMGLLRIPDHALRDIEEVADLDPAQVCVISTGSQGEPMSALALLAASENRWLQLGPGDVAIMSSHPIPGNEANVSKVIDGLVRLGADVVHSGIADVHATGHAKQEELKTLLSITRPEWFVPVHGEYRHLVAHARLATGMGFRSEQVMVCEDGDRLTLHDGGLEVQRGAAPAGYLYVDGIIGDVSAGVLRDRRVLAEEGVVVVIVAVDVTTGAIVTGPEVITRGWVHAPEAEDLLDQCAQQVRDAVKDAFNKDATDIESLQRQVRRAAGRFVNEQTRRRPMIVPVVMEV
- the dapA gene encoding 4-hydroxy-tetrahydrodipicolinate synthase codes for the protein MRAPETMARFGRVLTAMVTPFGADGRVDLDGAAALARWLVEQGNDGLVVTGTTGEASVLTDDEQVEVWRAVRAAVDVPLLAGSGTNDTRHAAELTARADGAGLDGVLVVTPYYNRPSQAGIEAHFRRVAAATRLPVLLYDIPVRTGRKISHDVLVRLAREVPNVVGVKDAAGDPAASARLLAEAPDGFELYSGDDSLTLPLLAVGAVGVIGVCTHWAAAPMGEMIAAFERGELAEARRINARLLESYDFETGDAAPNPIPAKAMLRALGQPAGQCRLPMGDAPAGLEDRALEVWKNLHG
- a CDS encoding ATP-grasp domain-containing protein, with product MSEPRIAFVTAPALPHEDEDRPLIDSGLADRAVRGEWVAWDSATVDWRDYDLVVIRSTWDYHRRLDRFLEWCTRVERDTTLCNPGRAVRWNAHKRYLLDLERCGVPVVPTVLVESGEAEGLGMILDARGWDDVVLKPAVSAGSFGTTRHRLDDPDGERALAVLTAQGDALVQPFLDGVESRGETSLVVVAGTITHAVSKVPSPGEFRVQPQFGGGEQLVEATMAERELAARALEAASSIVGPVLYARVDCVTVDGEPLLMELELIEPALYLPLGPPAAAARFVDAVVELATR
- a CDS encoding ferritin-like domain-containing protein; the protein is MSSTEEIIGRSEVNDLEAILAITNTDVDALVHTVKDSADAIFTWDYEKGARPALNKLYEKAKNAQWNGETDLPWDTDVDQEKVVLANAAANGQSEMDLTGTCFEHWGDKEWLQLGIESQNWTLSQFMHGEQGALICTAKIVETVPWIDAKYYASTQVMDEARHVEVFAKYLEDKLSGHYPINAHLRMLLDDIIEDPRWDMTYLGMQIMVEGLALAAFGFMHNLTTEPLLKQLLRYVMSDEARHVAFGVLSLKEYYAELDAKEIRERQEFAFEAAVRMRDRFLQQEVWDRMGVPVKEAVSLVMATPEQQVFQAMLFSKIVPNCKKLGLLDAADGWLRKKFTELGVIMFEDWADTGEEYDQFALGQDVPAVS
- a CDS encoding TetR/AcrR family transcriptional regulator, with the protein product MRQDQPYCLIRWSSSTGGTGGDEGVPAVTSPAEPRPDRLDARIVAGALRCVSRAGVRRTTLDDIAHEAGCSRATIYRLFPGGREVLLLAVLDAEVQRLLRAMQGRLDGAGTLEEALVQAIGGTAEALRDHDALQYLLANEPGVVLPHLSFDGLDPLLERAVAFLAPHLRRFLPEDRAGRAAEWAARLVVAYAADPEAPIDLTDEADVRRLVSTFVLPGLTPVHEQEQTHVQH